From a region of the Hypanus sabinus isolate sHypSab1 chromosome 2, sHypSab1.hap1, whole genome shotgun sequence genome:
- the LOC132403152 gene encoding extracellular calcium-sensing receptor-like: MAYLCFHLALCPNIAKSSGLRAHSEKPSGLLDDTFDLRGFRFLQTMIFTIEEINRDESLLPNITLGYRIYDDCGSPKIATKVALALVNGQEETYVDKVCEGPLRISGIVGGAESSVSIAVARTTGSFRIPLVSYFSTCACLNDKNEYPTFQRTIPSDEHQSKALVHLIQKFGWTWIGTVSSNDDYGNSGMRAFVNAAEEFGLCIAFSESFHRTDSPEKITRVVQVMKEATTKVVVAFAGPGEMRILFAEVLRQNLSGVQWVGSEAWITADFVVVDSGRSFLTGAIGTAVRAQEIPGVQDFLLTIHPSRFLGNPLLVEFWETTFGCTPSFDNGTNEIGSNGRLPKCSGNESLLQINNSYTDLTMDGNSYIVYKAVYAFAHALHDMLSCESGKGPFPNKTCARLSTFKPWQLLHYMKSIYFTTKVGEKVHFDEKGNPTAAYDIVNWKINANGSLEVQTVGYYNGSGRPGKELMLNLHQIVWSGGKRQIPRAVCSESCSPGTRKIARKGQPICCFDCKSCADGEITNTTDSADCMKCPPLYWSNDRKDQCIPKKIEYLGFTEILGMVLVLLALVGVCMSGLTACLFFKHRDTPLVKANNSELSFLLLFALSCCFLCSITFIGEPSHWSCILRRTAFGVSFVMCISCVLVKTILVLTAFKATHPSSNRMKWFGQRQQRLSVFLLVSVQVLICVLWLIVEPPFPVINTKYYRERVILECDTGSSAAFYSASGYIALLSCICFVLAFLARTLPDNFNEAKCITFSMLIFCAVWVTFIPASVSSPGKYTVAVEVFAILASSFGLLLCIFAPKCFIIAVTPERNTKKHIMGKVDDRKF, from the exons TAGCTTTGTGCCCGAACATCGCAAAGAGTTCGGGTCTTCGGGCTCACAGCGAAAAACCTTCCGGCCTCCTCGACGACAC TTTTGATTTAAGGGGATTCCGCTTCTTACAGACCATGATTTTTACAATTGAGGAAATAAACAGAGACGAGAGTCTTCTTCcgaacatcacactgggttacAGGATTTACGATGACTGCGGTTCCCCCAAGATTGCGACAAAGGTTGCTCTGGCTCTGGTGAATGGGCAGGAGGAAACATACGTCGATAAAGTGTGTGAGGGGCCTCTCAGAATCTCCGGAATCGTTGGTGGCGCTGAGTCCTCGGTGTCCATCGCCGTGGCAAGAACAACTGGCTCTTTCAGAATACCACTG GTCAGCTACTTTTCTACGTGTGCATGTCTCAACGATAAGAACGAATATCCAACGTTTCAGCGAACTATTCCAAGTGACGAGCATCAGTCCAAGGCACTTGTGCATCTCATTCAGAAATTTGGATGGACTTGGATTGGAACCGTTAGCAGCAACGATGACTATGGCAACTCGGGAATGAGAGCTTTTGTCAATGCTGCTGAAGAATTTGGGCTTTGCATTGCCTTCTCCGAATCATTTCACAGAACGGACTCTCCGGAGAAGATAACCAGGGTAGTGCAAGTGATGAAGGAGGCGACCACAAAGGTCGTGGTGGCCTTTGCCGGACCTGGCGAAATGCGCATTTTATTTGCAGAGGTTCTGCGGCAAAACCTCAGCGGCGTGCAGTGGGTGGGCAGTGAGGCATGGATTACAGCAGACTTCGTCGTTGTGGATAGTGGTCGCAGCTTCCTTACCGGGGCAATCGGAACTGCTGTGCGTGCGCAGGAAATTCCAGGGGTGCAGGACTTCCTGCTCACAATCCATCCTTCCCGATTTCTCGGTAATCCATTATTGGTGGAGTTCTGGGAGACCACCTTCGGGTGTACTCCTAGTTTCGATAACGGGACGAATGAAATCGGTTCAAATGGCCGGCTCCCAAAGTGTAGTGGAAATGAGAGTCTTCTTCAAATCAACAATTCCTATACTGACTTGACCATGGACGGGAACTCTTACATTGTATATAAAGCAGTCTACGCGTTTGCTCATGCGCTTCACGACATGCTTTCATGTGAAAGTGGCAAAGGGCCATTCCCGAACAAAACTTGTGCACGTCTTTCAACTTTTAAACCGTGGCAG CTCCTCCATTACATGAAGTCAATTTACTTCACAACAAAAGTTGGAGAGAAGGTGCATTTTGATGAGAAAGGCAATCCAACAGCCGCTTATGACATTGTAAACTGGAAAATTAATGCAAACGGTAGCCTTGAAGTTCAAACAGTTGGATATTACAACGGATCAGGTCGTCCGGGTAAAGAACTTATGCTGAATCTACATCAGATTGTCTGGAGTGGTGGTAAGCGTCAG ATTCCCCGGGCAGTCTGTTCCGAAAGTTGTTCTCCTGGTACAAGAAAGATAGCAAGGAAAGGACAACCAATTTGCTGTTTTGACTGCAAGTCCTGTGCAGATGGAGAAATTACTAACACTACAG ACTCGGCAGACTGCATGAAGTGCCCTCCCCTGTACTGGTCCAACGATCGGAAAGATCAATGCATCCCGAAGAAAATAGAGTATCTGGGTTTTACCGAAATCCTGGGCATGGTGTTGGTGTTACTCGCTCTGGTTGGCGTGTGCATGTCTGGACTGACAGCGTGTCTATTCTTTAAACATCGAGACACACCTCTGGTTAAAGCTAACAACTCTGAGCTGAGCTTCCTCCTTCTATTTGCGCTAAGTTGCTGTTTTTTATGCTCGATCACATTCATTGGCGAACCGTCACACTGGTCCTGTATTTTACGCCGCACGGCGTTTGGTGTCTCGTTTGTCATGTGTATCTCTTGTGTTCTGGTCAAAACCATTTTGGTGCTGACGGCATTTAAGGCAACGCATCCCAGCAGTAACAGGATGAAATGGTTTGGTCAAAGACAGCAGAGGTTAAGTGTCTTCCTCCTGGTGTCCGTGCAGGTTTTAATATGTGTGCTTTGGCTCATCGTTGAACCGCCTTTCCCCGTGATCAACACTAAATATTACCGGGAGAGGGTAATTTTAGAATGTGATACAGGCTCTTCTGCAGCTTTCTACTCGGCGTCGGGTTATATCGCCCTATTATCGTGTATCTGTTTTGTTCTGGCCTTTCTCGCACGGACGCTGCCGGATAACTTTAACGAGGCAAAATGTATAACATTCAGCATGCTCATCTTTTGTGCGGTTTGGGTCACTTTTATTCCGGCCTCTGTGAGCTCTCCTGGGAAATACACGGTTGCGGTTGAAGTGTTTGCAATCTTGGCCTCCAGTTTTGGATTGCTGCTCTGCATTTTTGCACCGAAGTGTTTTATTATTGCAGTCACTCCGGAGAGAAACACCAAGAAGCACATTATGGGTAAAGTGGATGACAGGAAATTTTAA